From Panicum hallii strain FIL2 chromosome 2, PHallii_v3.1, whole genome shotgun sequence, a single genomic window includes:
- the LOC112883499 gene encoding peptidyl-prolyl cis-trans isomerase NIMA-interacting 4: MGKDSKPKDAKGKGKAASSGGDDAGGKGGKGKGGKSADGLGTCTYVKARHVLCEKQGKINEAYKKLQDGWLDNGDKVPPAEFAKVAQEFSECPSGKKGGDLGWFPRGKMAGPFQEVAFNTPVGAVSAPFKSTHGYHFILCEGRKN; the protein is encoded by the exons ATGGGGAAGGACTCGAAGCCGAAGGACGCGAAGGGCAAGGGAAAGGCCGCATCCTCCGGCGGCGAcgacgccggcggcaaggggggCAAGGGCAAGGGAGGCAAGTCCGCAGATGGCCTCGGCACCTGCACCTACGTCAAAG CTCGGCACGTATTGTGCGAGAAGCAGGGGAAGATCAATGAGGCTTATAAGAAGTTGCAGGATGGATGGCTGGACAATGGGGACAAGGTTCCTCCTGCTGAGTTCGCTAAG GTAGCACAGGAGTTTTCTGAATGCCCGTCAGGGAAGAAAGGTGGCGATCTTGGCTGGTTCCCGCGTGGCAAGATGGCTGGCCCTTTCCAGGAGGTTGCATTCAACACACCTGTGGGAGCTGTTAGCGCACCATTCAAGTCCAC GCACGGGTACCACTTTATCCTCTGTGAAGGAAGGAAGAACTGA